Within Bacteroidota bacterium, the genomic segment ATGTCCCGGCATGGCTTCATGAACCGTCAGGTTTCTGAGCATGTGGGTGTTGTATTCTCTGAAGTACGAGGTTACCCGGTCTGCGGTCCAGTCGGCGGGTGGCGGGGAGATGGCATAGAAGGTTTCTCCGTTTTTTTCAAGCGGGCCGGGGGAGTCACAATAAGCCACAGCCACTCCTCGCTGAAACTCGGGCATCACGATCAGTTTTACCGGCTCATCCGGTACGGTGATCAATCCGGCCTGTCTGACGAAAGCCGTGATGGAATCCAGATCGGCAGCGGCCTGAGCAACAATGGTTTCTGCAGTCGGACGATTGTCTGAAAGACGGTTCAGCACCGTGCGGATTACATTTTTTCGATCGGTCAGACTGCTGTCGGGGAACCAGGAGGCAAACAAGGGTCGGGCCGTGTCGAATAATTCATCCTGCGTTTTTCTGAGGTCGCTTTGGGCCGATGTCAGAATCGTTTCAGTTTCCAGATCCGATTCCAGTACATAGGAGAGCTTTCGGTTAAAGCGTTCCTTTCCGATCCGGAAATCGCCATTGGCTTGTGGCAAAAGGGTGGTGGTTAACCAATCCTGGTAGTCCTGCAGAGCAGCAATGGCGGCTTCCTGGGCTGGTTGGAGATCACCTGCCAGATCGGGCGCCTGCTCGATAAATGGAGTCAATCCTTCAGCAATGAGGGAGATCGATCCCTGATTCTGCCGGATCGCCGTATTGACAAAGACCACCGGTGGATTTTTCAGGTTCTCCCGGGCAGCGGTGAGCATTTCCGGAATGGCCTGCAACCGTGCCCTGACCGATTGGAGACGTTGGGGAAGCGGGGCAAATTCCCGTGACAGCAAAGGATAAATCAGATTCCCGGCATTGTAAATCAGCGGATTCCACGTGTGTTCTTTCAGCGTATCTGCCGAGAAAAGGAAATAGTTAAGCTGATTCAGGAGAATCTGGCGGTCCACACGGTTGGCTTCGTTGAGACCTGAGGGTGAAAGAGCCAGTATGCTGTCACGATAGGAAATGACCAACCGGCGTGAAGCCTGCAACCCGGCCTCCGAGTAATCGTTAATCCGGTGATCCCAGCGGTGATCGCCCAGGTAGGTGGCCAGTTCCGGATTCTGTTCCAGCCAGGCTTCCATCAAACGTGAACTGACAGAAACAAACTCACTGTCCTGCGAAGGCGCTCGCTGACAACCCATCAGGATCGGAATTATCAGGCTGGTAATGATAAATGAACGGATCATGGTGCATCCTTTGCAAAAACCGGATGATAACCATCCGGAAATCAACAGTCAATTGGTGCCAGAAGGCCCCGATGTTGCCGCAGGGCAGAGATTACATGTCTGAATGGATAGTTCATTATGTGGCCTGGAATGAATTTTTATGAAAAATTGGAAAAACGTACTTTTGACTTTAAATAATAAGGATATCCGTATGATTAAATGGTTGGTGGCTTTATTCCTTGCGTTGGTCAGCAAAGAAGTAAACGGGCAATTGTTAATCAGGTCGGGCACTAGTTTGTATTCAGGGTCGGCTTCCTATTCCTATGAAAAGGTGAAGGGGGTGGAAGATTATTCACGGATTTTTACCGATCTGACGGCTTCTTTTACCCGGATGAAATCAAATCAGACGGGATTTGGTTTCGCAGTCACTGCAGCTTATGAAAACCTGGAGGGCAAGGAGTTTTCAGGAGAAACATTGTATTTGCTTGCCGGACCGACTTTGAGGTATTATCTGACCCAACTTGCCTATTTCTCAACAGCAATAGAGGCTGGAATCAGCCAGAATACTGTGGATAAAATGACCCACCCCGTTAATACTGAGAGATTTCCGGTCTATTTCGATTTTGGCTTCGGGTATTCCTGGCCCATCAACAAAACTGTGGTTCTTGAGCCACAGTTACAGGCCTATTTTTTGGCCGATGAGGGTTTTGCTGACAGGTCTGGTATTCAATTGATCTTGGGTTTTACGATTGTAAACTGAGAAGTTACAGCCAGAGAAATGACACCATGAAGACCGGATTCTGGTTTCGATGGTGTCCGTTGCCGGTCCGGTTTGATTTTACACCCCCCCCTTGGTATCTTCGGGCTTCATTTTTTACCTCGGTGACCGCTACATGATTGAACAGTATTTACCGGTCTTTTTCCTCATCTTCCTCGCCGTCAGTTTCGGCGTGGTTTCCCTGATCGCCACAAACTTCATTGGCCCGAAACGGCCCAATAAAGTCAAGAACTCGCCCTACGAAAGTGGGATGGAACCGGTTGGAACCGCTCATGAACGGTTCTCGGTTAAGTACTACATGGTGGCGATGATCTTTGTGGTCTTCGATGTTGAAATTCTGTTCATGTATCCGTGGGCGGTTCAGTTTGATGCCCTCGGCCTCTTCGCCCTGATCGAAATGATC encodes:
- the ndhC gene encoding NADH-quinone oxidoreductase subunit A; amino-acid sequence: MIEQYLPVFFLIFLAVSFGVVSLIATNFIGPKRPNKVKNSPYESGMEPVGTAHERFSVKYYMVAMIFVVFDVEILFMYPWAVQFDALGLFALIEMIIFIALLFVGYFYIIRKGVLEWE
- a CDS encoding DUF885 domain-containing protein, which translates into the protein MIRSFIITSLIIPILMGCQRAPSQDSEFVSVSSRLMEAWLEQNPELATYLGDHRWDHRINDYSEAGLQASRRLVISYRDSILALSPSGLNEANRVDRQILLNQLNYFLFSADTLKEHTWNPLIYNAGNLIYPLLSREFAPLPQRLQSVRARLQAIPEMLTAARENLKNPPVVFVNTAIRQNQGSISLIAEGLTPFIEQAPDLAGDLQPAQEAAIAALQDYQDWLTTTLLPQANGDFRIGKERFNRKLSYVLESDLETETILTSAQSDLRKTQDELFDTARPLFASWFPDSSLTDRKNVIRTVLNRLSDNRPTAETIVAQAAADLDSITAFVRQAGLITVPDEPVKLIVMPEFQRGVAVAYCDSPGPLEKNGETFYAISPPPADWTADRVTSYFREYNTHMLRNLTVHEAMPGH